Genomic window (Elusimicrobiota bacterium):
AACGGCAACATCCGCTGGTCAAGCACTTTGAATACTTTCTTTTTCCAATATATCGGTTTTGTTTCCATATGGATTACCTTGATTTTTTCAGCAGGTTAGATGCAAACAGGTGATTACATTTTTGTTTTGGAGTTTATTGTGTAGCTCAGTTGCCTTTTTTGTGTTTTCAACTATTAGTTTTATATTTTGGTTTTCAATCTGTTTTTTTGTTTCAACAGGGATGGTCATACATCCGGAGTATCCAGTCCCGACGATAATAATCTCAGGTTTTGCTGAAATCACATCGTTTAAGTCGTCAACACACAATGAATGTCCTTGTTTTCGCCACCAACTACTTTGAACAGTATCGGGATAGATAATTACATCGCTGTTATATTTTTTACCGTTAATAACTATTTCACCAAAATCGTAAAATTCAATTTGCATTTATATCAGTGTTCAACTTTTCAAATGCCTTCTTCTCTGTTTCGTAGCAATCTAAAATTTTTTGTTGCAGGTTGGATAACAAAGTTGAAAGAAAAGTATTGTTTTTCTGCAAATCATCAATGACTTTTTTTGTTAGGGTGTTCATCTCAATATTGATTTTTTTCATTTCATCTAACGTATCGGGGTTTCCTTCTTCAAGCAGTATGTTTTTTTGGAACAATAAGTTCCGCATTTTTTTAAATTCTAACGGCGTATCAGGCAAGCATGCTTTTGCGATTCCACTCCAAGCCAAAGCAGATTTTTCAAACATTTTTGCAATTTCGTTTAATTCCGGCTTTTTCAAAATTTCTGCTGATTCTCTCAAAAATTTGGTGTACATCGGACGGAACGCGCTACCACCCGTGCCACCAATTTCAATATAGATAAATGTATTCAAAAGACAGCCGAGCAAATTCATTCCATCAAATTGTTTATTCCACTTCGGCACAATACTCGCCCATTTCTGTATTCCAGCAAGCCCGATATTTTTGATTGGTGACTGTAACATATTCTTGCAACAATCTTTGATTGCTTCTCTGATACCATTTTCTAAATCTCCGATTGTTGATGAACATTTAATTTTTATCAATTTGTTTTTAGCAGGGAATGGACGGGATTGGGAAGACCTTGCTTTTTGGAAATCTGAAATATTTATAGTTACTGCATTTTTGCCGCGGTCTGAAATATAAACTTTGTTCTCATATTCGTCAATCCCAAAAACTGTTATTGCATGTCCTCCGAAATGTGCACTCTTCGGAAGTGCCATATATGGAAGATACGCCATATCAACAAAAACATAAACCGGCTCGCCATCACGGAGCAGTTTTTTTACTTCTTCATAACCCTTTTTACAACTGCTTGATTTCCATAATGTTGCTTCTATACCAAGCCGTCTGCAAATTTTTATCACAAATTCATCAACTTTAGAATTCCGAGTACCAATAAAAGGGTACGGCATAAAAAATTTTATATACCAGTAGATAAAACCAACACCACCACCAAGACCAAAAAGCATCTCTTCTGAAAATTGTAATCCGTGATAAGCCAGAATACTTTTTAATGCGGTTGTCTGGCAGTGTTTCCCACCAAAATAATTGAAGTTTTCAAGCACCAGTTTTTCAGTCATTTTTTATCAATTTTAGAAGTTTTTTAAGTTCCAAATCAGTATTTTCGCAACCATCTCTGGAAAGCGGATAAAAATAAACCGGTATTTTTTGTCGTTCGCATTCTTTTATGCCCTGCGTGCCTTCAAAATAACAAGCAACACCAAGCACAGCTTTAGGGTTAAGTTCTGCGACTATTTTTTTAATAGTAGAACCGCCTTTCAAGATTCTAAGCCCCAGATACCCACATTTTTTGACTGTTCTTGATATTTTTGATATTTTACAAGCACCGCATTCTGCACACAGATAATAACTCCCAAATTCGTTCGCTTTACATTTTTTTATATTTCTTAAACACTGTGGCACAAAAATTATTCTGTTGTTTGGCGGTACTTGCAAAAATTTTTTGAGATTTTTTTTATTTTTTTCGGCTGTAAATTTTTTGTGATTCATAAACATACCGCAGAGCTGATGCGGAACTTAACATGGAACTGACGCGAAACTAT
Coding sequences:
- a CDS encoding BtrH N-terminal domain-containing protein, whose protein sequence is MTEKLVLENFNYFGGKHCQTTALKSILAYHGLQFSEEMLFGLGGGVGFIYWYIKFFMPYPFIGTRNSKVDEFVIKICRRLGIEATLWKSSSCKKGYEEVKKLLRDGEPVYVFVDMAYLPYMALPKSAHFGGHAITVFGIDEYENKVYISDRGKNAVTINISDFQKARSSQSRPFPAKNKLIKIKCSSTIGDLENGIREAIKDCCKNMLQSPIKNIGLAGIQKWASIVPKWNKQFDGMNLLGCLLNTFIYIEIGGTGGSAFRPMYTKFLRESAEILKKPELNEIAKMFEKSALAWSGIAKACLPDTPLEFKKMRNLLFQKNILLEEGNPDTLDEMKKINIEMNTLTKKVIDDLQKNNTFLSTLLSNLQQKILDCYETEKKAFEKLNTDINAN
- a CDS encoding MTH938/NDUFAF3 family protein, with protein sequence MQIEFYDFGEIVINGKKYNSDVIIYPDTVQSSWWRKQGHSLCVDDLNDVISAKPEIIIVGTGYSGCMTIPVETKKQIENQNIKLIVENTKKATELHNKLQNKNVITCLHLTC
- a CDS encoding DUF116 domain-containing protein: MNHKKFTAEKNKKNLKKFLQVPPNNRIIFVPQCLRNIKKCKANEFGSYYLCAECGACKISKISRTVKKCGYLGLRILKGGSTIKKIVAELNPKAVLGVACYFEGTQGIKECERQKIPVYFYPLSRDGCENTDLELKKLLKLIKND